A single Klebsiella variicola DNA region contains:
- a CDS encoding N-acetylmannosamine-6-phosphate 2-epimerase, whose product MSLLAQLDRRIRYYGGLIVSCQPVPGSPLDNPAIVAAMALAAEQAGAVALRIEGLANLQAVRPLVTVPVIALIKRDLHDSPVRITPWLEDVNALAQAGADIIAVDGTRRQRPASVASLLAAIHRQGKNAMADCSSLDDALECWQLGFDMVGTTLSGYTAEETPDEPDLALVKSLSAAGCRVVAEGRYNTPAQAAEAMRCGAWAVTVGSAITRLEHICGWYNTALKAAVCPANEQ is encoded by the coding sequence ATGTCTTTACTTGCACAACTGGATCGGCGTATTCGCTATTACGGTGGGTTAATTGTCTCCTGTCAGCCGGTGCCGGGCAGCCCGCTGGATAACCCCGCCATCGTCGCGGCGATGGCGCTGGCGGCGGAACAGGCGGGGGCGGTGGCGCTGCGCATAGAAGGTCTGGCCAACCTGCAGGCCGTTCGTCCGTTAGTGACGGTGCCTGTTATCGCGCTGATTAAGCGCGATCTGCATGATAGCCCGGTGCGTATTACGCCGTGGCTTGAGGATGTGAATGCCCTGGCGCAGGCGGGGGCCGATATCATTGCGGTTGACGGCACGCGGCGCCAGCGTCCGGCCTCTGTCGCATCGTTGTTGGCGGCAATTCACCGCCAGGGGAAAAACGCGATGGCAGATTGTTCCTCTCTCGACGATGCCCTGGAATGCTGGCAGTTGGGCTTCGATATGGTTGGCACTACTCTCTCCGGCTATACCGCAGAGGAGACACCGGACGAACCGGACCTGGCGCTGGTGAAAAGCCTGAGCGCCGCGGGCTGCCGAGTGGTCGCAGAGGGGCGCTACAATACGCCTGCGCAGGCGGCTGAAGCGATGCGCTGCGGCGCGTGGGCGGTGACCGTCGGCTCGGCGATCACCCGCTTAGAGCATATCTGCGGCTGGTATAATACGGCGCTGAAAGCGGCGGTTTGCCCGGCGAATGAGCAATAA